A DNA window from Streptomyces parvus contains the following coding sequences:
- a CDS encoding amidohydrolase family protein, which yields MELGSDGVVRFRERLGLPGIIDVHTHFMPEQVLRKVWAYFDAAGPLTGLEWPITYRYEEERRLALLRAFGVVRFTAMLYPHKPGMARWLNGWAADFAGRTPDCLHTATLFPEEGVEVYVKEAVEAGARVFKSHLQVGAYDANDPLLDAVWGLLAEAGIPVVMHCGSGPAPGRFTGPEPIGRLLARHPRLRLIVAHMGMPEYAEFLALAEAYPEVRLDTTMAFTDFSERLSPFPAAEHGRLAALGDRILLGTDFPNIPYPYVHQLEALERLGLGHAWLRAVCHGNAAALFELPAA from the coding sequence ATGGAGCTGGGAAGCGATGGCGTGGTGCGGTTCCGGGAGCGGCTCGGGCTGCCCGGGATCATCGACGTGCACACCCACTTCATGCCCGAGCAGGTCCTGCGCAAGGTGTGGGCCTACTTCGACGCGGCCGGGCCGCTCACCGGGCTGGAGTGGCCGATCACCTACCGGTACGAGGAGGAGCGGCGGCTCGCCCTGCTCCGGGCGTTCGGGGTGGTCCGGTTCACCGCCATGCTGTACCCGCACAAGCCCGGTATGGCCCGCTGGCTGAACGGCTGGGCCGCCGACTTCGCGGGCCGGACCCCCGACTGCCTGCACACCGCGACGCTCTTCCCGGAGGAGGGCGTGGAGGTGTACGTGAAGGAGGCCGTGGAGGCAGGGGCCCGGGTGTTCAAGTCACACCTTCAGGTGGGGGCGTACGACGCCAACGACCCGTTGCTGGACGCCGTGTGGGGGCTGCTCGCGGAGGCCGGGATCCCGGTGGTCATGCACTGCGGCTCGGGGCCCGCTCCGGGGAGGTTCACCGGGCCCGAACCGATCGGGCGGCTGCTGGCCCGGCACCCCCGGCTGCGGCTGATCGTCGCGCACATGGGGATGCCGGAGTACGCGGAGTTCCTGGCGCTGGCGGAGGCGTACCCGGAGGTCCGGCTCGACACGACCATGGCGTTCACCGACTTCAGCGAGCGGCTCAGCCCCTTCCCCGCGGCGGAACACGGGCGGCTCGCCGCCCTCGGGGACCGCATCCTGCTGGGGACGGACTTCCCGAACATTCCGTACCCGTACGTCCATCAACTGGAGGCGCTGGAACGGCTCGGGCTGGGCCACGCGTGGTTGCGGGCGGTCTGTCACGGGAACGCCGCCGCGTTGTTCGAGCTGCCGGCCGCCTAG
- the sigJ gene encoding RNA polymerase sigma factor SigJ, which produces MALTGNQMDQFEAAMPRLKAIAYRLLGSASDAEDAVQDTFLRWQAADVDRIEVPEAWLTKVLTNLCLNELTSARARRETYVGQWLPEPLLAGDPMLGPADTAEQRESVSFAVLALMERLSPNERVVYVLREAFGYPHRRIAEILDITEASAQQILHRAKKHIAAGRTRTEIDEAAARRIVEEFLTAATSGRTEPLVQLLTADAIAVGDGGGKVPARAKAFEGAAAVATFMRSLFTPNQAARRLLGGTAEIHVSSANGLPALVVLVDGRIIGVICLEFTPDGIAAFRSQVNPDKLERATRQWAATDHGAPLFRIHQHM; this is translated from the coding sequence ATGGCGCTGACCGGGAACCAGATGGACCAGTTCGAGGCTGCCATGCCCCGCCTCAAAGCCATCGCCTACCGCCTCCTCGGCTCGGCGAGCGATGCCGAGGACGCCGTGCAGGACACGTTCCTGCGCTGGCAGGCCGCCGACGTCGACCGCATCGAGGTCCCCGAGGCCTGGCTGACGAAGGTCCTCACCAACCTCTGCCTCAACGAGCTCACCTCGGCGCGCGCCCGCCGCGAGACGTACGTGGGCCAGTGGCTGCCGGAGCCGCTGCTCGCGGGCGACCCGATGCTCGGCCCGGCAGACACCGCCGAGCAGCGCGAGTCGGTCTCGTTCGCCGTCCTCGCGCTGATGGAGCGGCTGTCCCCCAACGAGCGGGTGGTGTACGTGCTGCGGGAGGCCTTCGGCTACCCGCACCGGAGGATCGCGGAGATCCTGGACATCACGGAGGCGTCCGCCCAGCAGATCCTCCACCGCGCCAAGAAGCACATCGCGGCGGGCCGGACCCGTACCGAGATCGACGAGGCGGCCGCCCGGCGCATCGTCGAGGAGTTCCTCACGGCGGCCACCAGCGGCCGGACCGAACCGCTGGTCCAGCTGCTCACCGCGGACGCCATCGCGGTCGGCGACGGCGGCGGAAAGGTACCGGCCCGCGCGAAGGCGTTCGAGGGGGCCGCGGCCGTCGCGACGTTCATGCGGAGCCTTTTCACCCCCAACCAGGCCGCCCGCCGGCTCCTCGGCGGCACCGCGGAGATCCACGTCTCGTCCGCCAACGGGCTGCCCGCCCTGGTGGTCCTGGTCGACGGCCGGATCATCGGCGTGATCTGCCTGGAGTTCACGCCGGACGGCATCGCCGCGTTCCGCAGCCAGGTCAACCCCGACAAGCTCGAACGCGCGACGCGCCAGTGGGCGGCCACGGACCACGGGGCCCCGCTCTTCCGTATCCACCAGCACATGTGA
- a CDS encoding DUF2797 domain-containing protein yields MRWPREVPELAWSRGGNRRASVLAYGARLGFRAVGERHCAGARGNVCPLGAVVPGRSTGGRCAECARLDRAHSVAADTMADDPRTYRVYLAWFGPGMVKVGITGEERGAARLREQGAVAFSWLGRGPLMAARRTEEVLRAALGVPDRIPYARKRAVRGQLPGPEERAGAVAELYARAAALEGRGWPESLERLPLEVVDQVGVFGLDRATAAARPVREGAPAPVRAVRELVDGGVVAGRLVAAAGPDLHLAVAGGGVVVLDTRLITGWDLTAEAGSDVRVPLIDIGGGGVQGGLF; encoded by the coding sequence ATGCGGTGGCCCCGGGAGGTGCCCGAACTGGCGTGGAGCCGGGGCGGTAACCGGCGGGCGAGTGTGCTCGCGTACGGGGCCCGCCTCGGGTTCCGGGCCGTCGGGGAGCGGCACTGTGCGGGCGCCCGGGGGAACGTCTGCCCGCTGGGGGCCGTCGTGCCGGGGCGCTCGACCGGGGGGCGGTGCGCCGAGTGTGCGCGGCTGGACCGGGCGCATTCGGTGGCCGCCGACACGATGGCGGACGACCCCCGGACGTACCGCGTGTACCTCGCCTGGTTCGGGCCCGGCATGGTCAAGGTCGGGATCACCGGGGAGGAGCGCGGGGCCGCCCGGCTGCGGGAGCAGGGGGCCGTGGCCTTCAGCTGGCTGGGGCGCGGGCCCCTCATGGCGGCGCGGCGGACCGAGGAGGTGCTGCGGGCGGCGCTCGGGGTGCCCGACCGGATCCCGTACGCCAGGAAGCGGGCCGTACGGGGGCAGTTGCCGGGGCCGGAGGAGCGGGCCGGGGCGGTGGCGGAGCTGTACGCGCGGGCGGCGGCGCTCGAAGGGCGTGGCTGGCCCGAGTCGTTGGAGCGGCTGCCTCTTGAAGTCGTCGACCAGGTCGGCGTCTTCGGGCTCGACCGTGCGACCGCAGCCGCCCGGCCGGTACGGGAGGGTGCGCCCGCGCCCGTCCGCGCGGTGCGGGAGCTGGTCGACGGCGGAGTCGTCGCGGGGCGGCTCGTCGCGGCGGCCGGGCCCGATCTGCATCTCGCGGTGGCGGGCGGGGGCGTGGTCGTGCTGGATACGCGGCTGATCACCGGGTGGGACCTGACGGCGGAGGCCGGGAGCGATGTCCGTGTCCCCCTCATCGACATCGGCGGCGGCGGTGTGCAGGGTGGGTTGTTCTGA
- a CDS encoding response regulator transcription factor yields the protein MTTTTSPQGRTELLRPDRTPVRVLVVDDEAPLTELLSMALRYEGWEVRSAGDGAAAVRAARDFRPDAVVLDVMLPDMDGPAVLGRLRREYAGVPVLFLTARDAVEDRIAGLTAGGDDYVTKPFSLEEVVARLRGLIRRSGSAVAAGRGESTLTVGDLVLDEDSHEVSRGGEAIHVTATEFELLRFLMRNPRRVLSKAQILDRVWNYDFGGQANVVELYISYLRKKIDAGRTPMIHTRRGAGYLIKPGE from the coding sequence ATGACGACGACGACCTCGCCCCAGGGGCGTACCGAACTGCTCAGGCCGGACCGTACCCCCGTCCGGGTCCTGGTCGTGGACGACGAGGCTCCGCTCACCGAGCTGCTCTCGATGGCCCTGCGGTACGAGGGGTGGGAGGTGCGCAGCGCCGGTGACGGGGCCGCGGCGGTCCGGGCGGCACGCGACTTCCGGCCGGACGCGGTGGTCCTGGACGTGATGCTCCCCGACATGGACGGGCCGGCCGTGCTGGGCCGGCTGCGCCGCGAGTACGCCGGTGTGCCCGTCCTCTTCCTCACCGCCCGGGACGCCGTCGAGGACCGGATCGCCGGGCTCACCGCGGGCGGCGACGACTACGTCACCAAGCCGTTCAGCCTGGAGGAGGTCGTGGCCAGGCTGCGCGGGCTCATCCGCCGCTCGGGCTCGGCCGTCGCCGCCGGGCGCGGCGAGTCCACGCTGACCGTCGGGGACCTGGTGCTCGACGAGGACAGCCACGAGGTGAGCCGGGGCGGGGAGGCGATCCACGTCACCGCCACCGAGTTCGAGCTGCTGCGCTTCCTGATGCGCAACCCGCGCCGGGTGCTCAGCAAGGCCCAGATCCTCGACCGGGTCTGGAACTACGACTTCGGCGGCCAGGCCAACGTCGTCGAGCTCTACATCTCCTACCTCCGCAAGAAGATCGACGCAGGGCGCACGCCGATGATCCACACCCGGCGCGGGGCGGGGTATCTGATCAAGCCCGGTGAGTAG
- a CDS encoding class I SAM-dependent DNA methyltransferase: MTPASPTLAHAQTNSLVAKLWNYCNVLRDNGLSTIEYVEQLSYLLFLKMADEIASDPFTEEEAKTVVPAEYDWQSLARLKGIDLEVHYRKTLEALAKNPGTTLGTIFAKSQNRITEPALLEKLVVELIGKEDWTVQGTDLKGDAYEGLLAKGAEDTKTGAGQYFTPRALIDAMVDVMQPGPEDTITDPACGTGGFLIAAHSYIRKHHMQHLSREQRLALGSGKIWGNELVTGTARLAAMNMLLHGIGDADGESLITVGDALADKPERHASLILANPPFGKKSAITIVGTDGKAEKEDISYERDDFRATTTNKQLNFLQHIMSQLEMNGRAAVVLPDNVLFEGGAGEKVRRRLLEEFDLHTILRLPTGIFYAGGVKANVLFFEKKPPRSGGAHNTSQLWVYDFRTAKHFTLKQRPLTRAALDEFVEAYLPSKPRSERVESERFKPFDYDELIARDKVNLDITWMKDPALDDADSLLPPEVIAQEIVEDLQAALSEFAAIAEALGGEVSADTDAIEPTESG, encoded by the coding sequence GTGACCCCCGCATCTCCCACCCTGGCGCACGCGCAGACCAACAGCCTGGTCGCCAAGCTCTGGAACTACTGCAATGTCCTGCGGGACAACGGACTGTCCACCATCGAGTACGTCGAGCAGCTCTCGTACCTGCTCTTCCTCAAGATGGCTGACGAGATCGCCTCCGACCCCTTCACGGAGGAGGAGGCCAAGACCGTCGTCCCCGCCGAGTACGACTGGCAGTCCCTTGCTCGCCTCAAGGGCATCGACCTCGAAGTCCACTACCGCAAAACCCTCGAAGCGCTCGCCAAGAACCCCGGCACCACTCTCGGCACAATCTTCGCGAAGTCCCAGAACAGGATCACCGAGCCCGCCCTGCTCGAAAAGCTGGTTGTCGAGCTGATCGGCAAGGAGGACTGGACGGTCCAGGGGACGGACCTCAAGGGCGATGCCTACGAGGGTCTGCTTGCCAAGGGCGCGGAGGACACCAAGACGGGCGCTGGCCAGTACTTCACGCCCCGCGCGCTCATCGACGCCATGGTCGACGTGATGCAACCGGGTCCCGAAGACACGATCACTGACCCGGCCTGTGGTACCGGCGGCTTCCTGATCGCTGCGCATAGCTACATCCGTAAGCACCACATGCAGCACCTGTCACGGGAACAGCGTCTCGCGCTCGGGTCCGGCAAGATCTGGGGCAACGAGCTGGTCACCGGCACGGCCCGTCTGGCCGCGATGAACATGCTGCTGCACGGCATCGGTGACGCCGACGGCGAGTCGCTCATCACCGTGGGTGACGCGCTTGCCGACAAGCCCGAGCGCCACGCGTCGCTCATCCTCGCCAATCCGCCCTTTGGCAAGAAGTCCGCGATCACGATCGTCGGCACGGACGGCAAGGCCGAGAAGGAAGACATCTCGTACGAGCGGGACGACTTCCGCGCCACCACCACTAACAAGCAGCTCAACTTCCTCCAGCACATCATGTCGCAGCTGGAGATGAACGGGCGTGCGGCTGTCGTCCTGCCGGACAATGTGCTCTTCGAAGGCGGGGCGGGCGAGAAGGTACGCCGCCGCCTGCTGGAAGAGTTCGACTTGCACACGATCCTCCGCTTGCCGACAGGCATCTTCTACGCGGGCGGTGTCAAGGCCAACGTCCTGTTTTTCGAGAAGAAGCCCCCCCGCAGTGGGGGCGCCCACAACACCTCGCAGCTCTGGGTCTACGACTTCCGTACCGCCAAGCACTTCACCCTGAAGCAACGCCCGTTGACGCGCGCGGCTCTGGACGAGTTCGTCGAGGCGTACCTGCCCAGCAAGCCGCGTAGCGAGCGGGTGGAGTCGGAGCGTTTCAAGCCCTTTGACTACGACGAGCTCATCGCCCGTGACAAGGTAAATCTCGACATCACGTGGATGAAGGACCCGGCGCTTGACGACGCCGACAGCCTCCTGCCGCCCGAAGTGATTGCCCAGGAGATCGTCGAGGACTTGCAGGCTGCGCTGAGCGAGTTCGCGGCCATCGCGGAGGCTCTCGGCGGTGAGGTCTCGGCCGACACCGATGCAATTGAGCCAACTGAGAGTGGTTGA
- a CDS encoding endonuclease/exonuclease/phosphatase family protein — protein sequence MSLRRRSSRAPRLLLAASLLGALLAPAAAAASVHRSPSGGAGGVLPLRVATYNIHAGAGMDGVFDLERQTAELRALKADVIGLQEVDRHWGPRSEWRDLAGELARRLRMHVSFAPIYSLDPAEPGGPRAEYGVAVLSRHRIVSAENHEITRLSTQDPNPVPAPAPGFGEVVVRVRGLPVHVYVTHLDYRPDPAVRVAQVADTRRIMAEDRGPKILLGDFNAEPDAPELAPLWRELADADPGAPTFPAQDPVKRIDFVTVSKNRAGVRRAWVPESLASDHRAVVADLLLRR from the coding sequence ATGTCGCTGCGTCGCCGCTCGTCTCGTGCCCCTCGCCTCCTCCTCGCCGCCTCCCTCCTGGGAGCGCTCCTCGCACCGGCCGCCGCTGCCGCGTCGGTCCACCGCTCCCCCTCGGGTGGAGCCGGCGGAGTCCTGCCGCTGCGGGTCGCCACGTACAACATCCATGCCGGTGCGGGCATGGACGGCGTCTTCGACCTGGAGCGTCAGACGGCCGAACTCCGGGCACTGAAAGCCGATGTGATCGGGCTCCAGGAGGTCGACCGGCACTGGGGCCCCCGCAGCGAGTGGCGGGATCTCGCGGGCGAACTGGCCCGGCGGCTGCGGATGCACGTCTCCTTCGCGCCGATCTACAGCCTCGATCCGGCCGAACCGGGCGGGCCGCGGGCCGAGTACGGGGTGGCCGTGCTGTCGCGGCACCGGATCGTGAGCGCCGAGAACCACGAGATCACCCGTCTCTCGACCCAGGACCCGAACCCGGTGCCCGCGCCCGCCCCGGGTTTCGGCGAGGTCGTCGTACGGGTACGGGGGCTGCCGGTGCACGTGTACGTGACCCACCTCGACTACCGCCCGGACCCCGCCGTCCGCGTCGCCCAGGTCGCCGACACCCGGCGGATCATGGCCGAGGACCGGGGCCCGAAGATCCTGCTCGGCGACTTCAACGCGGAGCCCGACGCCCCCGAACTGGCCCCGCTGTGGCGGGAGCTGGCGGACGCGGACCCGGGCGCGCCCACGTTCCCGGCGCAGGACCCGGTCAAGCGGATCGACTTCGTGACGGTGTCGAAGAACAGGGCCGGTGTGCGGAGGGCGTGGGTGCCGGAGAGCCTCGCCTCCGACCACCGGGCGGTGGTGGCGGACCTGCTGTTGCGGAGGTGA
- a CDS encoding FAD-dependent oxidoreductase, whose protein sequence is MPQTIQQHRVIVIGAGYTGASAAGRLARRLRGEDVSITLVNAEPDFVERVRMHQLAVGQTLRPRPFDEMFAGTGVTLRLGRVTGIDVDRRTVTVTGADDAEGPQDLEYDTLVYALGSAWNTQGVPGTTEHAHEIAGRDGALRLRDRLAALAPGTPVTVVGGGLTGVEAATELAETRPDLDVCLVARGGLGDWLSPKGARHLRKVFARLRITAHEHTTVTAVQADRVTTTEGDIPAAVTIWTTGFAVHPIARATTLRTGDTGQIVVDATMRSVSHPDVYAIGDAALVAGPGDKPLRMSCASGVPTAWQAADAIAARLTDSKLPTISARYFNQCISLGRKEGLIQYVTADDRAVSAALTGRPAALYKELVCKAAAWGVANPTMGLPTRRRRVTAERAARASVTAA, encoded by the coding sequence ATGCCGCAGACCATCCAGCAGCACCGCGTCATCGTCATCGGAGCCGGATACACCGGGGCGAGCGCCGCCGGACGCCTCGCCAGGCGGCTGCGCGGCGAGGACGTCTCCATCACCCTCGTCAACGCCGAACCGGACTTCGTCGAGCGCGTCCGGATGCACCAGCTGGCGGTGGGCCAGACCCTCCGCCCCCGTCCTTTCGACGAGATGTTCGCCGGTACGGGCGTCACACTGCGCCTCGGGCGGGTGACGGGCATCGACGTCGACCGCAGGACGGTGACCGTCACCGGCGCGGACGACGCCGAGGGGCCTCAGGACCTGGAGTACGACACCCTCGTCTACGCCCTCGGCAGCGCCTGGAACACCCAGGGCGTCCCCGGCACCACGGAGCACGCCCACGAGATCGCCGGCCGCGACGGAGCCCTGCGCCTGCGCGACCGCCTGGCCGCCCTCGCCCCCGGCACCCCCGTGACCGTCGTCGGCGGCGGCCTCACCGGCGTGGAGGCCGCGACGGAGCTGGCCGAGACCCGCCCGGACCTCGACGTCTGCCTGGTCGCCCGGGGCGGACTGGGCGACTGGCTCTCCCCCAAGGGCGCGCGCCATCTGCGGAAGGTCTTCGCCCGTCTGCGGATCACCGCCCACGAACACACCACCGTCACCGCCGTGCAAGCCGACCGCGTCACCACCACCGAGGGCGACATCCCGGCCGCGGTCACCATCTGGACGACGGGCTTCGCGGTCCACCCGATCGCCCGGGCGACGACACTGCGGACCGGCGACACGGGCCAGATCGTGGTCGACGCCACCATGCGCTCGGTCTCCCACCCGGACGTGTACGCCATCGGCGACGCGGCCCTGGTGGCCGGCCCCGGCGACAAGCCGCTGCGCATGTCGTGCGCCTCGGGCGTCCCCACCGCCTGGCAGGCCGCCGACGCCATCGCGGCCCGTCTGACCGACAGCAAGCTCCCGACCATCTCGGCCCGCTACTTCAACCAGTGCATCTCGCTGGGCCGCAAGGAGGGCCTGATCCAGTACGTCACCGCCGACGACCGAGCCGTGAGCGCGGCCCTGACCGGCCGCCCGGCCGCCCTGTACAAGGAGTTGGTCTGCAAGGCCGCGGCCTGGGGCGTGGCGAACCCCACCATGGGCCTGCCGACCCGCCGCCGCCGGGTGACGGCGGAACGGGCGGCGCGGGCGAGCGTGACGGCCGCTTGA
- a CDS encoding serine hydrolase, giving the protein MTTTSLHELLDTHIARGSMPGAVALVARGERAEVVSAGTAGLAGSAPMRRDSLFRLASITKPIVAAAAMTLVDDGLIAPADPVAAWLPELASPLVVRTPKRPVDDVVSAVRPITLLDLLTFRAGYGFPSDFSLPALAPLFTELKQGPPQPQAVPSPDAWMAALSRIPLLHQPGDGWLYETCADILGVLIARVADRPLPAYLSERIFEPLGMKDTGFWVEPAALDRFTGYYRAGAGGDGGEPELIDAPDGQWSSPPPFPSGAGGLVSTVDDWYAFGRMLLTEGLNDAGDRVLAGESVRQMITDHLTPEQRAASGLFTEGQGWGFGGAVDVEIAAPWNVLGRYGWVGGTGTTAHVVPATGTVAVLLTQMELGGPSAAEVMRDFWTYAAGF; this is encoded by the coding sequence ATGACCACCACCAGCCTGCACGAACTGCTGGACACCCACATCGCCAGGGGATCGATGCCGGGCGCGGTGGCGCTGGTCGCCCGGGGCGAGCGGGCCGAGGTCGTGTCGGCCGGTACGGCCGGCCTCGCCGGGTCCGCGCCGATGCGGCGGGACTCGCTGTTCCGCCTCGCCTCGATCACCAAACCGATCGTGGCGGCGGCCGCCATGACGCTCGTCGACGACGGCCTGATCGCCCCCGCCGACCCGGTCGCGGCCTGGCTGCCCGAGCTGGCCTCGCCCCTGGTCGTCCGGACCCCGAAGAGGCCGGTCGACGACGTGGTGTCGGCCGTCCGTCCGATCACCCTCCTGGACCTGCTGACCTTCCGCGCCGGGTACGGCTTCCCGTCCGACTTCTCGCTCCCCGCCCTCGCCCCGCTCTTCACCGAGCTGAAGCAGGGGCCGCCGCAGCCGCAGGCGGTGCCGTCGCCGGACGCCTGGATGGCCGCCCTCTCCCGAATCCCGCTGCTCCACCAGCCGGGCGACGGCTGGCTCTACGAGACGTGCGCCGACATCCTCGGGGTCCTGATCGCCCGGGTGGCCGACCGGCCGCTGCCCGCGTATCTGTCGGAGCGGATCTTCGAGCCCCTCGGCATGAAGGACACCGGCTTCTGGGTGGAGCCCGCCGCGCTGGACCGCTTCACCGGCTACTACCGGGCCGGGGCAGGCGGGGACGGGGGCGAGCCCGAGCTGATCGACGCCCCGGACGGGCAGTGGAGCAGCCCGCCCCCCTTCCCCTCCGGCGCCGGGGGCCTCGTCTCGACCGTCGACGACTGGTACGCCTTCGGCCGGATGCTGCTCACCGAGGGCCTGAACGACGCCGGTGACCGGGTGCTGGCCGGCGAGTCCGTCCGCCAGATGATCACCGACCACCTGACCCCGGAGCAGCGCGCCGCGAGCGGGCTGTTCACGGAGGGCCAGGGCTGGGGGTTCGGCGGCGCGGTGGACGTCGAGATCGCCGCCCCCTGGAACGTGCTCGGCCGGTACGGCTGGGTCGGCGGCACCGGCACCACGGCCCACGTCGTCCCGGCCACGGGCACGGTCGCCGTCCTGCTCACCCAGATGGAGCTGGGCGGGCCGTCCGCCGCCGAGGTGATGCGGGACTTCTGGACGTACGCGGCCGGGTTCTGA
- a CDS encoding restriction endonuclease subunit S → MSDVELPAGWARALLGDICIPVKKVGPEGFDKDRFQYIDIGSVSGPDRQITAASWIESSDAPGRARQIVKEGDTVYSTVRPYLRNIARVPGTLEGHIASTGFAVIRPHREIDSRYIFHAVQGKFFEEQLFPKQRGVSYPAVRDADVFETTIPIPPMREQQRIVEAIEDHLSRLDAAGRELQTAQKKIASFRKSVLLSLVPESVPDSWEMSTVGEAGTIGLGRQRHPDWHHGPEMRPYLRVANVFEDRIDTSDVMEMDFSGVFDRFRLEPGDVLLNEGQSPHLVGRPALYRGTPPNVAFTNSLLRFQARPDVLPEWALMVFRRHLHARRFMREVRITTNIAHLSAKRLKPIEFPVPPLEEQKQRVQACDELMSYADAMEHALKRNVVRAKHLRSAVLQRAFTGRLVPQDPTDEPASVLLDRIRAKREAQGDKPKRAVRRSRKTATADAPPPPPASSTPSPNTAVQQELPL, encoded by the coding sequence TTGAGTGACGTCGAGCTTCCGGCGGGGTGGGCTAGAGCCCTCCTCGGAGATATTTGCATCCCTGTCAAAAAAGTAGGGCCTGAGGGATTTGACAAAGATCGATTTCAATATATTGACATTGGTTCAGTAAGCGGGCCCGACCGCCAAATCACTGCCGCTAGCTGGATTGAATCTTCAGATGCCCCGGGAAGGGCTCGGCAAATCGTCAAGGAGGGAGACACTGTCTATTCCACAGTGCGCCCGTATCTGCGAAATATTGCCCGAGTACCCGGCACGCTTGAGGGGCACATCGCCTCCACCGGCTTCGCCGTCATTCGACCACACCGCGAGATCGACTCACGGTACATCTTTCATGCCGTACAGGGTAAATTTTTCGAGGAGCAACTTTTTCCGAAACAGCGAGGCGTAAGCTACCCGGCAGTGCGAGATGCAGACGTATTTGAGACGACGATCCCAATTCCGCCGATGCGTGAACAGCAGAGAATCGTCGAGGCCATCGAAGATCATCTCTCTCGCCTCGATGCGGCTGGACGAGAGCTGCAAACTGCACAGAAGAAGATCGCCTCGTTCCGCAAGTCCGTCCTCCTGTCGCTGGTGCCCGAATCCGTTCCCGACTCATGGGAGATGAGTACGGTCGGAGAGGCTGGCACTATTGGGCTCGGGAGGCAGCGCCACCCCGATTGGCACCATGGCCCAGAGATGCGCCCGTACTTGCGTGTGGCCAACGTCTTCGAGGATCGCATCGACACCTCGGACGTCATGGAGATGGATTTCTCAGGAGTCTTCGACCGGTTTCGACTGGAACCTGGCGACGTTCTCCTCAATGAGGGACAGAGTCCTCACCTTGTGGGGAGGCCTGCGCTATACCGGGGGACTCCGCCCAACGTCGCTTTCACTAACAGCCTCCTACGGTTTCAGGCGCGCCCCGATGTGCTTCCAGAGTGGGCCCTTATGGTGTTCCGCCGCCATCTTCACGCCCGCCGCTTCATGCGCGAAGTGCGCATTACCACCAACATTGCCCACCTTTCGGCCAAGCGTCTGAAGCCTATCGAGTTCCCTGTCCCGCCGCTTGAGGAACAGAAACAACGGGTGCAGGCTTGTGACGAATTGATGAGCTACGCCGATGCGATGGAGCACGCTTTGAAGCGCAACGTTGTACGCGCAAAGCACCTCCGGAGCGCGGTACTGCAGCGTGCATTCACCGGCCGCCTCGTTCCCCAGGACCCCACCGACGAGCCCGCCTCCGTCCTCCTCGACCGCATCCGCGCCAAGCGCGAGGCTCAGGGCGACAAGCCCAAGCGGGCCGTCCGCCGCTCCCGCAAGACGGCCACCGCAGACGCACCACCCCCACCCCCTGCATCCTCAACGCCTTCCCCCAACACCGCCGTTCAGCAGGAGCTTCCGCTGTGA